A single genomic interval of Lewinellaceae bacterium harbors:
- a CDS encoding WYL domain-containing protein — protein sequence MFMQGAVEETGRKKRSVLGLPGKYFLYLSEFPNPNFQPFMTPRERVIKVLLRILAHPYRYTRRDLAQYFGKSKDTIIEDITAIRNVGLSIEYDTDNQHRLAILPDREFKELRHLQPLSDEDKSRISGALRYIPEREAIYLRKKLESLYDFQQLGLRALRKPALDRIDRLALALKNREQVILENYRSRSNQIRDRLVEPFHVDPEKDTLQGYDVDQKDSRHYRLSRIERVHLTGQPWLYKNDHRAKITDVFRIADNDQVQVHLHLDVFAYNSLTEEFPLTITYIDPGAEPNSFDFQGPANHEFKGLLNFIMSNAEHVTIIYPDRLRERVREEGEKIVKKFSPK from the coding sequence ATGTTTATGCAAGGTGCAGTGGAGGAAACAGGAAGGAAAAAAAGAAGCGTATTGGGGCTGCCGGGAAAATATTTTTTATATTTATCAGAATTTCCTAATCCCAACTTCCAACCCTTTATGACGCCTCGGGAAAGAGTGATCAAAGTATTGTTACGCATTTTAGCCCATCCCTATCGATATACGCGCAGGGACTTAGCCCAATACTTTGGCAAAAGCAAGGATACTATCATTGAGGACATAACAGCCATTCGCAATGTTGGCCTGTCCATTGAGTATGATACAGATAATCAGCATCGCCTTGCGATTTTGCCCGACCGGGAATTTAAGGAGCTACGCCACCTGCAACCGCTCTCCGATGAAGATAAGTCCCGCATCTCCGGCGCACTCCGTTATATTCCTGAGCGCGAGGCAATATACCTACGGAAAAAACTGGAAAGCCTCTACGATTTTCAGCAATTAGGGCTCAGGGCACTGCGCAAGCCTGCCCTGGATCGTATCGACCGCCTGGCCTTGGCGCTCAAAAACCGCGAGCAGGTGATCCTGGAAAATTACCGCAGCCGGAGTAATCAAATCCGTGACCGCCTGGTAGAACCTTTTCACGTGGATCCTGAAAAAGACACCCTTCAGGGCTATGATGTGGACCAGAAAGATTCCCGCCACTATCGCCTGTCCCGTATTGAAAGAGTCCATTTAACCGGCCAACCCTGGTTATATAAAAATGATCATCGCGCAAAGATCACCGATGTTTTCCGAATCGCCGACAACGATCAAGTGCAAGTACACCTTCACCTCGATGTATTTGCTTACAACTCCCTGACCGAAGAGTTTCCCCTCACCATTACATACATCGATCCTGGCGCAGAACCCAACAGCTTTGATTTTCAAGGCCCGGCGAACCATGAATTTAAAGGCTTGCTGAATTTCATCATGAGCAATGCGGAGCATGTAACTATTATTTATCCGGATCGACTGCGGGAGCGCGTACGGGAAGAAGGGGAAAAAATTGTAAAAAAATTTAGCCCCAAATAG
- a CDS encoding gliding motility-associated C-terminal domain-containing protein: MKFFFLLLIISASLWLGLMPPAPPEKANAEICDNALDDDGDGRIDLNDPDCDCPKAAPISLIPNPSFEEQDCCPFNRSQMNCAKTWIQASAPTTDYLHACGWMGWPDLPPPLPFPDGEACLGFRNGRPGGNGGGPQPNWKEYAGACLTGPLKEGVAYRFEFYVGFTHPDNSPPTDIVFFGTTDCRNLPFGSGNSNFGCPTNGPGWRQLGSVPINGANQWQLKEINVVPREDIYAIAIGPGCIETPMNISTYYFFDKLVLAEEREFGFEISAQGHSCSEDFGLSLPFRDTLQYQWYRNGVALPGETGNRLERITEEGDYEVRLLGPNSCRVTSPYRHRRPAAANQIRRVICQGDSFSFGGQALAEGGVYADTLKTVANCDSIVRLNLEVIGQEADTVYAKIFEGESWPLGNRAYSAPGRYNATLLSSYGCDSLVHLILDIYKVYIPNAFSPNDDGRNDRFAIFAGQDIKAVLGLQVFNRWGGLVFESETLEPNASGNGWDGRIKGREAPPGLYVYQATVVTEDEKEHRLSGEVVLVR, translated from the coding sequence ATGAAATTCTTTTTTTTGCTCCTCATTATTTCGGCATCCCTGTGGTTGGGTTTGATGCCCCCGGCTCCGCCGGAAAAGGCGAACGCCGAAATTTGCGATAATGCCCTGGACGACGACGGCGACGGCCGGATCGACCTGAACGACCCGGATTGCGACTGCCCGAAGGCGGCCCCTATTTCGCTCATCCCCAATCCTTCCTTTGAAGAGCAGGACTGCTGCCCCTTCAACCGCTCTCAGATGAATTGCGCAAAAACCTGGATACAAGCTTCCGCCCCGACGACCGACTACCTGCACGCTTGCGGGTGGATGGGCTGGCCCGACCTGCCCCCACCGCTGCCTTTCCCCGACGGGGAAGCCTGCCTGGGGTTCCGGAACGGCAGGCCCGGGGGCAATGGCGGCGGCCCTCAGCCCAACTGGAAAGAATACGCGGGCGCCTGCCTGACCGGGCCGTTGAAGGAAGGGGTGGCTTATCGCTTTGAGTTCTATGTGGGGTTCACCCACCCCGATAATTCTCCTCCCACTGATATAGTATTTTTCGGCACTACGGATTGCAGGAACCTGCCTTTCGGCAGCGGCAACTCCAATTTCGGCTGCCCCACCAACGGGCCTGGATGGAGGCAGTTGGGCTCCGTGCCGATCAACGGGGCCAATCAATGGCAATTGAAGGAGATCAACGTGGTGCCGAGGGAAGACATTTACGCCATAGCCATCGGGCCCGGTTGCATAGAAACGCCTATGAACATCAGTACTTATTATTTCTTTGACAAGCTGGTGCTGGCCGAAGAGCGGGAATTCGGCTTTGAAATCTCGGCGCAGGGGCATTCCTGTTCGGAAGATTTCGGGTTGAGCCTCCCTTTCAGAGATACCCTGCAATACCAATGGTACCGCAATGGCGTGGCTCTGCCTGGAGAAACGGGGAACCGGCTGGAGAGGATAACTGAGGAAGGCGATTATGAAGTGCGCCTCCTGGGCCCCAACAGTTGCCGGGTTACTTCTCCGTACCGGCATCGGAGACCCGCTGCTGCCAATCAAATACGGAGGGTGATCTGCCAGGGCGATTCCTTTTCCTTCGGCGGCCAGGCCCTGGCGGAAGGCGGCGTGTATGCAGACACCCTGAAGACAGTAGCCAATTGCGACAGCATCGTACGGCTCAATCTGGAGGTGATCGGGCAGGAAGCCGATACGGTCTATGCCAAAATTTTCGAGGGGGAAAGCTGGCCATTGGGAAACAGGGCTTATTCGGCGCCGGGAAGATACAATGCCACGCTTCTTTCTTCTTATGGTTGCGACAGCCTGGTCCACCTCATTCTGGATATTTACAAGGTTTACATCCCCAATGCCTTCTCGCCCAATGATGACGGGCGAAACGACCGCTTTGCCATCTTCGCCGGGCAAGACATCAAAGCAGTGCTCGGCCTGCAGGTCTTCAACCGATGGGGCGGGCTGGTTTTTGAATCGGAAACGCTGGAGCCGAATGCCTCCGGCAACGGGTGGGACGGCAGGATAAAGGGGCGGGAGGCGCCTCCCGGGCTCTATGTGTACCAGGCTACCGTCGTCACCGAAGACGAAAAGGAGCACCGGCTGAGCGGAGAGGTGGTATTGGTGAGGTAA
- a CDS encoding LysR family transcriptional regulator produces the protein MTLQQLEYILAVARHRHFARAAEACFVTQPTLSMMIQKLEQELGVQIFDRSRKPVALTPIGEMILERSRKILKEAEGISELVRAYKGHIEGTINMGIIPTLAPYILPLFARPFLEKHPGVKLKIWEYTTGQIVRHLRSGALDVGLMATPVHSPGIEEFPVFYEPFVVYTTNTYEKEFLLPKDIDPSQLWLLEEAHCFQSQVINLCELRQKSGQRLDYQAGSLETLIHLVDSQKGITILPQLATLTMPKGQRRRLKPFLPPAPAREISLVVYQGFARDRMLAAVKEAIVGALPNGLKKEQELRVVDIDIRIEGK, from the coding sequence ATGACGCTACAGCAACTCGAATACATCCTGGCCGTAGCCCGGCACCGGCATTTTGCCCGGGCGGCTGAAGCCTGCTTTGTCACCCAGCCGACCCTGAGCATGATGATCCAGAAGCTGGAGCAGGAACTGGGCGTACAGATATTCGACCGCAGCCGCAAACCGGTAGCGCTTACCCCTATCGGAGAAATGATCCTGGAGCGTTCCCGCAAAATCCTCAAGGAGGCGGAGGGCATTTCCGAGCTGGTGAGGGCTTACAAAGGGCACATCGAAGGCACCATCAACATGGGCATCATCCCTACCCTGGCGCCCTATATCCTGCCGCTGTTTGCCCGCCCCTTTCTGGAAAAGCACCCTGGCGTTAAACTCAAAATCTGGGAATACACTACCGGGCAGATCGTCCGGCACCTCCGCAGCGGCGCCCTGGATGTCGGCCTGATGGCCACGCCGGTCCATTCTCCGGGCATCGAAGAGTTTCCGGTGTTTTACGAACCCTTCGTGGTGTATACCACCAATACCTACGAAAAGGAATTTTTACTACCCAAAGACATCGACCCCAGCCAGTTGTGGCTATTGGAAGAGGCGCACTGCTTCCAGTCCCAGGTGATCAACCTCTGCGAGCTGCGCCAGAAAAGCGGGCAACGCCTCGACTACCAAGCCGGCAGCCTCGAAACCTTGATTCATCTGGTGGACTCCCAGAAGGGCATCACCATCCTGCCCCAACTGGCCACCCTTACCATGCCCAAAGGGCAACGCCGGCGCCTGAAGCCGTTCCTGCCGCCCGCCCCCGCCCGGGAGATCAGCCTGGTGGTCTACCAGGGCTTCGCCCGCGACCGGATGCTGGCGGCGGTGAAGGAGGCTATCGTTGGCGCGCTGCCCAACGGCTTGAAAAAGGAGCAGGAACTAAGGGTTGTGGATATTGATATTCGGATTGAGGGGAAGTGA
- the cas7p gene encoding type I-PGING CRISPR-associated protein Cas7/Csp1 — protein sequence MSKKIKSILVTGVAPMSDHAANRGEKLLGNASSVKRRPDGRVYISGQMQRHVLFSAIDRINEDHPERGETYVANGDAPSTQIDKDLRSDLGGFLDTKKGDYSGRRTAPISATPAVAINPSSIGRDLLIRLKMDDNTDSNKKQALATNEFSIHDEMIMNFHLDVGVVGVTKKYSYENEYHVSTTYESAIDDEEHRRRIGLFLEGTASMTDFANQARNAVSGEPNRVLIVLDNKMSRKAARYFQPETTDIERENILEELTERGAHVFLGDDTTKEGLSVAKAYRLAMEVLSDNELYRPPYEQ from the coding sequence ATGTCGAAAAAGATAAAATCAATTCTGGTTACTGGAGTAGCCCCTATGAGTGACCATGCCGCTAACCGTGGCGAAAAATTATTAGGCAATGCCTCCTCCGTAAAACGGCGACCAGATGGCAGGGTATACATCTCGGGGCAAATGCAGCGGCATGTTTTATTCAGCGCCATTGACCGGATCAATGAAGACCATCCCGAACGCGGGGAGACTTATGTAGCTAATGGAGATGCACCATCAACTCAAATCGACAAAGACCTGAGGAGTGATTTAGGAGGTTTCCTGGACACTAAAAAAGGAGATTATTCTGGCCGTAGAACTGCGCCAATCTCAGCAACTCCAGCAGTAGCGATTAACCCTAGTAGCATTGGCCGAGACCTACTTATAAGGCTCAAAATGGATGATAATACTGATTCCAACAAGAAACAGGCACTCGCCACAAACGAATTCAGTATCCATGATGAGATGATAATGAATTTTCATCTGGATGTTGGAGTAGTAGGCGTTACAAAAAAATACAGCTATGAAAATGAATACCATGTTTCTACTACGTACGAATCAGCTATTGATGATGAGGAACATCGCCGAAGAATAGGACTATTCTTGGAAGGCACTGCCTCAATGACCGACTTTGCCAACCAAGCACGCAATGCAGTAAGTGGCGAGCCGAACAGGGTACTTATTGTGCTCGATAATAAAATGAGCCGTAAGGCCGCCCGTTATTTCCAGCCGGAAACCACTGATATAGAAAGAGAAAATATTTTAGAAGAGCTAACTGAACGAGGTGCACATGTTTTCTTGGGAGATGATACCACAAAAGAAGGACTAAGTGTCGCCAAAGCTTATCGCCTGGCGATGGAAGTTTTATCAGACAACGAACTTTACCGGCCGCCCTATGAGCAATAG
- the cas6 gene encoding CRISPR-associated endoribonuclease Cas6, whose product MRIYLHLSPNTEIVPFNYQAALVGAFHGWLGENDLHDDISLYSLSWLSNSHPRRGGLDFPGGSTFYVSAPSHQMLAALLEGVQNGWHIRWGMEVKEVTIQRTPEFGEQQRFLVQSPVLIKRREETERNYRYYYYSDKEADALLTETLQHKLSRAGLTQEASVAFDKSYPNPKTKMVNYRGIDIRASACPVIVTGDPRAVGFAWEVGVGNSTGIGFGALR is encoded by the coding sequence ATGCGTATTTATTTGCACCTCTCTCCGAACACGGAGATCGTTCCCTTTAACTACCAGGCGGCGCTCGTTGGGGCCTTTCACGGGTGGCTGGGGGAAAATGACCTGCACGACGATATTTCGTTGTACTCTCTTTCCTGGTTGAGCAACAGCCATCCGCGCCGCGGCGGGTTGGATTTTCCGGGAGGAAGCACTTTTTACGTTAGCGCCCCGAGCCATCAGATGCTGGCGGCTCTCCTGGAAGGCGTACAAAACGGCTGGCACATCCGCTGGGGAATGGAGGTTAAGGAAGTCACCATCCAACGCACACCGGAATTTGGGGAGCAACAACGCTTCCTGGTGCAAAGCCCTGTATTGATCAAGCGGAGGGAGGAAACGGAGCGTAATTACCGGTACTATTACTATTCTGACAAGGAAGCCGATGCGCTACTGACCGAAACCCTTCAGCATAAGCTAAGCCGCGCGGGGCTTACGCAGGAAGCCAGCGTGGCTTTCGATAAGTCTTATCCTAACCCCAAAACCAAGATGGTCAATTACCGGGGCATCGACATCCGGGCTTCCGCCTGCCCGGTGATTGTAACGGGCGACCCTCGGGCCGTAGGTTTTGCCTGGGAGGTGGGCGTGGGGAATAGTACGGGGATTGGGTTTGGGGCGTTGAGGTGA
- the hypD gene encoding hydrogenase formation protein HypD: MKFLKEYRDPEVAQRYLEEIKKSVTRPWTIMEVCGGQTHSLVKNGILDSLPREINMVHGPGCPVCVTPLNLIDKAIFLAEQEGVILCSFGDMLRVPGSEKSLLRAKANGADIRILYSPLEAVKIAQQNPGRQVVFFAVGFETTAPANALSVIHAHRLGLSNYSILASHVLVPPAIEAVMGDEESHIQAFLAAGHVCTIMGTLEYYPLVEKFKVPIVVTGFEPVDLLQGILMAVRQLEKGEAKVENQYARMVREEGNLNAQNTIYEVFEVTDRLWRGMEVIPMSGYEVKEKYAAFDAKRKFNIDIPEAPENAECIAGEIMKGIKKPFDCPNFGKKCKPENPLGAPMVSSEGACAAYYHFSGMAEEVANN; the protein is encoded by the coding sequence ATGAAATTCCTGAAAGAATACCGCGACCCGGAAGTAGCGCAACGCTACCTGGAAGAGATCAAGAAATCCGTCACCCGCCCGTGGACGATCATGGAGGTCTGCGGCGGGCAAACCCATAGCCTGGTCAAGAACGGCATCCTGGACAGCTTGCCCCGGGAGATCAACATGGTGCACGGGCCGGGCTGCCCGGTATGTGTCACCCCGTTGAACCTGATCGATAAAGCCATTTTCCTGGCGGAACAGGAAGGCGTCATTCTGTGTTCGTTCGGAGACATGCTGCGCGTGCCCGGTTCAGAGAAGAGCTTGCTGAGGGCCAAGGCCAACGGGGCCGACATCCGCATACTGTACTCGCCGCTGGAGGCGGTAAAGATCGCTCAACAAAACCCGGGCCGGCAGGTTGTGTTCTTTGCGGTCGGCTTTGAGACTACGGCTCCGGCCAATGCCCTGTCGGTTATCCACGCCCACCGGCTCGGGCTCAGCAACTATTCCATCCTCGCTTCGCACGTGCTGGTGCCGCCGGCCATCGAGGCGGTGATGGGCGACGAAGAGAGCCACATCCAGGCTTTCCTGGCGGCGGGCCACGTCTGCACCATTATGGGCACGCTGGAGTATTATCCGCTGGTTGAAAAGTTCAAGGTGCCGATCGTCGTCACCGGCTTCGAGCCGGTCGACCTGCTGCAGGGCATCCTGATGGCCGTCCGGCAGTTGGAGAAAGGAGAGGCCAAAGTAGAAAACCAGTATGCGCGCATGGTTCGGGAGGAAGGCAACCTGAATGCTCAGAACACGATCTACGAGGTGTTTGAGGTGACCGACCGGCTGTGGCGCGGCATGGAGGTCATCCCGATGAGCGGCTACGAAGTCAAGGAAAAATACGCCGCATTCGACGCCAAGCGGAAATTCAACATCGATATTCCCGAAGCGCCGGAGAATGCCGAATGCATTGCCGGCGAGATCATGAAAGGCATCAAAAAGCCGTTCGACTGCCCCAACTTCGGAAAGAAGTGCAAACCGGAAAACCCGCTCGGTGCGCCGATGGTGAGTTCCGAAGGGGCCTGCGCCGCCTATTACCACTTTTCCGGCATGGCCGAAGAAGTTGCCAACAATTGA
- a CDS encoding GWxTD domain-containing protein produces the protein MKNLTVLLFFLSCSGSLLAMDASVSYATFRSPSQSYIEIYLHIGGRSVAFQPVTDSTYQAGVEVVLLFKQGEEIVKFDKYTLNSPVASGPINFIDLKRYGLKDGKYELVVAVKDIHRPENAKEFKTEIEFDYQGEALQQSGLVLLASYQRSDDATNAFVKSGVQMEPLPYNFYSRRASSLIFYNEVYNADKAIGEDFMVSYSIEKLENGESELVMIGHKRQHPQPIVPLLVQMDISQVPSGNYNLTVEVRNRAKELMSRKRIFFQRSNPFLDRELETLQLAAGVNLKEEFVERLDAEELEYSLRALTPKLPQGDVDLVNSMIRDDSLNAQRLYLFSFWAKESPNNPEFAYQKYMEVARAIDQQFDSGFRHGFETDRGYFYLKYGQPDDIETRDQEPSAPPYEIWTYYEFPSTNQNNVKFVFYNPSLAPDDYQLLHSTAFGERNNPQWQRDLYRDVPNEIQGSDYFGGSEVQDNFNRNAGRVFRDY, from the coding sequence ATGAAAAACCTAACTGTATTGCTGTTCTTCCTGAGCTGTAGCGGTTCGCTACTGGCCATGGACGCCAGCGTTTCGTATGCGACGTTCAGGAGCCCATCCCAGAGTTACATCGAGATATACCTGCACATCGGCGGCAGGTCGGTTGCCTTTCAGCCGGTTACCGATTCCACTTACCAGGCGGGCGTAGAAGTTGTCCTGCTTTTCAAACAGGGCGAGGAGATCGTCAAATTTGACAAATACACGCTCAACAGCCCGGTGGCCAGCGGCCCGATCAACTTCATCGACCTGAAGCGCTACGGGCTGAAAGATGGGAAATACGAACTGGTCGTCGCCGTCAAAGACATCCACCGGCCGGAAAACGCCAAGGAATTTAAAACGGAAATAGAGTTCGACTACCAGGGAGAAGCCCTGCAGCAGTCGGGGCTGGTGCTGCTGGCGTCTTATCAGCGTTCTGACGATGCAACCAACGCCTTCGTCAAAAGCGGCGTTCAAATGGAGCCTCTGCCCTACAACTTCTACAGCCGCCGCGCTTCCTCCCTGATCTTTTACAATGAAGTTTACAACGCCGACAAGGCCATTGGAGAAGATTTCATGGTGAGCTATTCCATCGAAAAACTGGAGAACGGGGAATCCGAACTGGTCATGATCGGCCATAAGCGCCAGCACCCGCAGCCTATCGTGCCCCTGCTGGTGCAGATGGACATCAGCCAGGTTCCTTCCGGCAATTACAACCTCACCGTGGAGGTGCGCAACCGCGCCAAGGAATTGATGAGCCGCAAGCGCATCTTCTTCCAACGCAGCAACCCGTTCCTGGACCGGGAACTGGAAACCCTGCAACTGGCCGCCGGCGTCAACCTAAAGGAAGAATTCGTAGAAAGACTGGATGCGGAAGAGCTGGAGTACAGCCTGCGCGCCCTGACGCCCAAACTGCCGCAAGGAGACGTCGACCTGGTGAACAGCATGATCCGCGACGACAGCCTCAACGCCCAGCGCCTCTACCTGTTCAGTTTCTGGGCAAAAGAGAGCCCCAACAACCCGGAATTCGCCTACCAGAAATACATGGAGGTGGCCCGGGCCATCGACCAGCAATTCGACTCCGGTTTCCGCCACGGCTTCGAAACGGACCGCGGTTACTTCTATCTCAAGTACGGACAACCCGACGACATCGAGACCCGCGACCAGGAACCTTCCGCTCCGCCTTATGAGATTTGGACGTACTACGAGTTTCCGAGCACGAACCAGAACAACGTCAAGTTCGTTTTCTACAACCCCTCCCTGGCGCCGGATGATTACCAACTGCTGCATTCCACCGCTTTCGGCGAACGGAACAACCCGCAGTGGCAACGCGACCTCTACCGCGACGTGCCGAATGAGATACAGGGGTCCGACTACTTCGGCGGCTCGGAGGTGCAGGACAATTTTAACCGGAATGCCGGCCGCGTTTTCAGGGATTATTGA
- a CDS encoding IS4 family transposase, which produces MNTSLRAYLDAIRQFPQLARQNPQQYFSRPGKDFTRTRILHLERVVWLNISLLKSTLCVELDRFFDWLDTGEFSPTKSALVQARQKLLPKFFKDMFMFGVRLFYECFKTKRWKGMRLWAADGTGFRLPDEPWLGEEFGWHGNQHKRVPSTCLLAHYDLLNQLVTAVQFHNQQVNETVVARQAIAEIPEDVCVVYDMGHASHTIPFLHQHYGSHCIVRMPVGFSNTVKAFVASGKKEQTVTEKLSYKSRVALNELGICVNAQTTITYRLIRVMLSTGEVEVLLTTLLDARRFKHGYFSEIYCKRWGIETCFHVIKSFLELANFSAYTVNNCWQDVYSHFINYNIQTALFTAKEREIKKVNKQRQHDYKPNRNVTAGLLKRFLVKLMLRPAKERKHWMEDFNRQILQTMEPIRPEKNKERQRRSKRGAERHAHESNYRHAL; this is translated from the coding sequence ATGAACACCTCCCTCCGTGCTTACCTTGATGCCATCAGGCAGTTTCCACAGTTGGCGAGACAAAATCCCCAACAATACTTTTCCAGGCCTGGCAAGGACTTTACCCGGACCCGTATCCTGCACCTCGAACGGGTTGTTTGGCTCAACATTTCGCTGCTCAAAAGTACGCTTTGTGTCGAATTGGACCGCTTTTTTGACTGGCTTGATACCGGAGAATTCTCTCCGACGAAAAGCGCCCTTGTCCAAGCCCGCCAAAAGCTCTTGCCTAAGTTCTTCAAAGACATGTTTATGTTTGGCGTACGCCTGTTCTATGAATGTTTCAAAACCAAGCGGTGGAAAGGCATGCGCCTTTGGGCTGCCGACGGTACCGGTTTCCGGCTCCCCGACGAGCCGTGGCTTGGCGAAGAGTTTGGCTGGCACGGCAACCAACATAAAAGGGTACCTTCCACTTGCCTGCTAGCGCATTATGATTTGCTCAACCAACTCGTCACTGCTGTGCAGTTCCACAACCAGCAAGTGAACGAGACAGTGGTTGCTCGACAGGCCATTGCCGAAATCCCGGAGGATGTTTGCGTTGTCTACGACATGGGCCATGCTTCTCACACTATTCCTTTTCTTCATCAGCACTACGGTTCCCATTGTATCGTCCGGATGCCCGTTGGCTTCAGCAATACTGTCAAGGCATTCGTTGCCAGCGGCAAAAAAGAGCAAACCGTCACCGAAAAGCTATCATACAAGTCCCGGGTGGCACTCAATGAACTGGGCATCTGCGTCAACGCTCAAACCACTATCACATACCGCCTCATCCGGGTGATGCTGTCTACTGGCGAGGTTGAAGTGTTGCTCACCACTCTGCTTGATGCCAGGCGCTTCAAACACGGTTATTTCTCAGAAATATACTGCAAGCGCTGGGGCATCGAGACCTGCTTCCACGTCATCAAATCCTTTCTGGAATTGGCCAACTTCTCGGCCTATACCGTCAATAATTGCTGGCAGGATGTTTATTCACACTTTATCAATTACAATATCCAAACAGCCCTTTTCACGGCAAAGGAGCGTGAAATCAAAAAAGTAAACAAACAGCGGCAACACGATTACAAGCCCAACCGGAACGTTACAGCCGGCCTGCTCAAGCGCTTCCTTGTGAAACTCATGCTACGCCCGGCAAAAGAACGCAAGCATTGGATGGAGGACTTCAACCGCCAAATCCTTCAAACTATGGAGCCCATCAGGCCCGAAAAAAACAAGGAGCGGCAGCGGCGTTCAAAGCGCGGCGCCGAGCGGCACGCCCATGAATCAAATTACCGCCACGCATTGTAG